tttttttaacttaaaaggGAACAGAAATCAAGGTGATTTTGGGTGGCCATTTCAATTTAATTATGTTTACTTAAGGACCTGAAACGTGGGAATTTGTAACTTACATAGTTCCTttataaaatgacaacaaagttCATCCAATTTATGGTTCAGGTTAAAGTCTATGagcacaaaataaaacagtgCGGAAATGTTTGTGCAGATAAGCACATGATgtgatcagtaaaaaaaaaaatgaaaaaaattttttgtggAGATTAAAATGTGGGTGCCCCTGCACTGAACaagaaaaccaaacaagaaTGAGGCCAGCCAGCGTCCATGTGGCTgtaggataagcggaaaaaagaaatataaagcCTGAGAATTGTCACAAAATGAGTCAGCAGCCTCAGTGCTCCTGCTATCACTCTGTGTCCTGGATGTCGCTGTCCTCTTCATCTTCACTCTCACTGTACTGGTAGGTGCAGCGGTTGGTGTTCACAAACAAATCATCCTCGTTGTCTTCGGCCTCACCAGCACTGTCCTCCTCTTGGCCTTTCTCCTCAGTGTTGTTTTCTTGATCTGGCTGTTGGTTTGTCTTGTTGTCAATCACGAAGCTTTCAGGCCTGGAGGGGCACAATTGGGCCAATTTCACAAAATCACATTGAGAGGGTTTACACACGCACCAGTCAGTGTATGTGAGGTTTGACTTGCCACACACCAGAGATCACGTTTCTGCAGGTACACAATGTGATCTTTGTAAAGAATGGAGCAGATTTCTGCCTTCACCTTCTCTCCCTCCTCAATTGGATCCACGATCACATAGTCACCTTGATGTGAAGGAACAAATCACATCATAACATGCTGTATATAATCTCAGGTCAGAACTTGAGGCGGAACTTCTagagcaaaaaaacaaagtgcagaaaaaaaatatcacaaaatcaCAAGTATTTGGCAGGCAcatgaaaatgtccaaaaagcTACGTCCTGAGCGGTTTATTCTCACAAAGCTCGCATgagggctggagccaatcccatctctcagcagggaggaggaggggtacaccctgaactagttgctagccaatcggagggcaaaGGAATATTTGATATGATTTTGGTGCATTGGAACAAGAGTACTGGTCTGTTACTTTATTACACTGGTTAACCATATTCATGTATCATATTCTATTCTagtcaataaaaagaaaattttatGCACTTATATATTATGGTATTATTACTTTTGTCTTATCTTATCAAAAAAAGGTTTGATGTCGCATGTGGAGATGATGAATGTGTCATGGGCGTTATGGGGGGCTACTGACGGCATGTTCTCCAATTTTCTCACTCACCTCTCTTGATCCAAATATTCTTGCGGAACTTTGTGGGCATGCTCACCAGGAACATCTCCCCCTGCGCTGTGACAGTTTCATGGAGGTTGTTACCACGACTACCAGTCACCTAAAGGAGACAGAAAGGAGTGGGAATGGGGTAAATTTGAGAGAGTAAAGGGTTTTCTGTCTGTTACAAAGATAATGTACAATACATGGTTGTAGTGAcacaatttggatttttttttttttttttttttttgctctcaagtGGCCTAAATGTCATTACACtggaccacacaaaataaataaattgcatgCAATTACAAAACTGCACTAATTTATTCTTAACACTCCATTCGCTTTATTTTGCAGcatttcttttggcttcattGCTTCCATCACATGTGGatgttggattttctttttcattcaatCAGATTTCTATGTTTGAATACAATATTGATATAATAGTTatacaatatataatttttaagtTGTTGGGACCGCGGACtgaagtgtaaatccagcctgaTATAAGGATTTGAAATCCAGCGCAGTaaagtaaaatacagtatagCAGGAAAAGTCTTGCAAACCTTCACAATCTGCTGCTTCTCTGTTGGCACGACAAAGTCTCCAAGAATCTCCTTGACGACGTGCTTGCGTTTAGTGGCCTGGGACATTATTAATGTTTACTTTCTGAGCCAGCtgaggaaaatgagaaagaaaaaaataaataaatacggtTCACTGTTACTTACTGTAACTCGAATAGTCAGGATAAGGAtaacagccttttttttccctttaaacaTATCGCAACTTTTTACAAAGTAAAGTTAAATTGACATCTTTGTAAACTCTAAACGTATTTGCAAACGTGTGTGACAATTTTAAGGGAACCTTTTTGTTTCTCACgtgaaattaacattgcaatttAGCTGACGTTAGCCGAGCTCTGCTGGTTTAGTGATAAAGGTTACAAAAATACCTTGAAATTATGAGGGTCTTCTCAGAAGCAAATGTGTCCCCGAGTCTTGTCAGAACCCAAAAGTAGCTTTGAAAGAATGGAAGGGCTGTTGTATGAACACTTCAATTGATTCACACACGTTGCGGGTTACACTACCGTACTTGACTTCCGGAACGCGCTCgagacattcttcttcttcttctgctttttcttcttcttgattCATTTAATGACGGCTTGCAACAAACCCATTACCGCCACCTAACATGTAGTTTTGACCACCGCAACTATTGCTCTTGGGTGaaagaatacaaataaatgcattttttttttcattttgataagcacatttgaaaacatctaCTTTCTTCTGTCAAAAATGCCTCGTTACCTTTTCTAACCATTATCAGTTCACACCACCTTATAAACAAGTAGAAcaccgatccatccattttctcggccgcttatccttaaaagggtcacgggagtgctggagccgatcccagctatcaatgggcaggaagcaggttacaccctgaactggttgccaggcaatcgcagggcacatggagacagacaacagccgcactaacaatcacacctaggggcaatttagactgtccacttgacgttgcatgtttttgggatgtgggaggaaacccgagtgcccggagaaaagccacacaagcacggggagaacattcaaactccacacaggtggggccaggattgaacccaggtcctcaggactgcgaggccaaagctttccagctgcagcGCCGTGCCGACTAAGTACAgacatttggaaaataaataagaatccattcattttatttctacTTTCATTTAATTCCAACAAAAGTTTCATTAATCAGCAAACAAGGGCTGAAGCGGGGAGATGAAAGTTAACGTTTCTTCAGCCAGTGGTAAGAAAACAGTAAAATTCTTAGCACACGTTGCCTATTACTAGTGCCTCATACAGTTACTGTCAGAGAAAACGACTTAAAAACAATGCTTGACATTTAAGAAATGAAAAGCACACATTCaatctaaaatttaaaaaaatcaaatttcactATATTATTTTTAACCTAGTAATAGTATCTGCGTATGCATTTTAAGGAAAACTAGTCTGTTTTAACAGTGAAAAGATGTGAGTACGGGTACATCATGCAGTCTGGCTCAGACATCTGCAATCACTGTGACATTATGTATCTGTGTGCGGGAGACAtaaaaaagtgcaattaaatCTATTTAGTTGACAATAGCAGAAGAAGCCATCCTGTTGATTCCACACGCGTTGGAGCCCCTGTATAGGTAGTAGTAACCCTGTGtgaggaataaaaataaaaaaaaacaatattgtacAACAGATCAAATTTGATAGTTTTCAATGGTCATTTTATCATCCAAAAGGCTGCTCCTCTCTTCCTTGGGTTTGACTTACCTGCTCCCCATAGTCCTCACCCCAGCTGTTTTTGATAGCCCAGAATGGAATTCCCTTACCTGAAAAGAATGTTCCATTATGATGGATTAAAATGGCATAATATGAAATCTATTGATGTAATTATCATTTAATATATGAAACCTAAAATAAGATTAATACAATTTGTCCATTATGTGTCAATTTTCTTCTCCTGTTCAGGTATGAATCCATTCATTTGAACCACTGCACTACCAATGACCCAAAAAAGAAGTCAAGAACTTAGTAGAAAATCACTTACGATCTCCATATCCAACCAGAAGCACTGCATGGTCAATCATCCAGGGGTTACAGAAGATCTTAAAAGGGTGTGAAACACCCTTCCTGTAAAACTGCAAAATAAGTCCAATGAAAAGAATTAGACATACTTATGACTTCTCAACTACGCAAACACTGTCGGTTGGCTTTACCTGCATGGCAAAAGCATTCAGAGCAACAGAAATGGGGCCATTTTCAGCCAACCAAGCTGCAATTTCTGGGAGAaaggaaattaaaatgaattccaCACATTACATTTGCTTTTCTGTATATTCAAAAGCATAAACATCCACAAACTGCACCAACCAATGCTGCCTTTTACAATTTCACATGATCAGGGGACACTTGTTTTTATAAATTAGCTTGTGTGTTTAATTTACAATTGAAGTTTGCCTTTGGGCATGTATTTTACTCTATTCATCGTCATGATTTTGTCTGTGCTTTGCTTTTGTGGCCTCACCATTTTCATCTTTGGACAGCTCCACAGAGCTGTTAATATAGGCAGCTACCTTCCTGGTGGTGAAGTCGCAATTCTGTTTATGGCCAGTATAGGAGTAGTCGCTCTCCAACTCCAAACCACCTTAGCCACACATGCAAGAGGATGATCATTAGATACAGTGGCGATATGAAACATTATTCCGACACAATCgtcgttttttttaaccagagtTAGGAACAACGGGAATCGGAAGCAGAGTGACTCATACTGACCAAGATTCTCAATTGCTTCATAAGCATTTGATGGCAACCCGCCTCTGCACGCCTGGTCCAGCCCATCGCAGTCAACCAGCTCTATTACCCAGAAATCAATAAAGCAATCATATCTTGCTTAGAATGTATTTAATGCAAACACATTTGGCGGCAAAACAATACCTTGTTCGGACAAAGACTGCAAAGTTCCGTTTTTCAGAAACCACTGTCCTTCGATGTTACCTGTGACCGAAAATGCCCAGCATGATCCACACATACCCTGAAACACACTCATACACACATTGGAAGATATATTAGTGTGATACTTCATCAGGTTGAGCGTTTCTTTAGTCAAATACTATTTAGTGCAACTCCGTCTTTTGTCATGGTACCTGGTTCTTAACAGGACTAACAGCGCCATGATCCCGCCAATCCCAGCTGGTGGGAGCAGAGCTTCGGGCGGAGGGTGCCAATTTCATTGGTCGCTGAAGGGTCCACTGGCTCAGTAGCGGGTTCAGGTAGGTAGAACGAAACTCTTCCTCTGAAAGCAAAGGGAAAAGAAATGAGTTCGATCATGACGATTTtattaaagaaaacattttgtgtctAGCTAGAAACAACGTGGCAGTATGTATACATACCAGTTAGGTCACTGAACTTGGTGACGCCATACTCGGCAGATCCTTTATCTAAAGACTGGATTTTTGCAGCGGTCTTAAAGTTCTCATGGAAGATCTGCAAGCGGCGGTCGGTCTCTAAACGCACAAAGTAATACATAAGACAAACAGATCGTGCAttgtgtatttgaaaaaaatgaaatgatttaccTAAATTGCCAACGAGTATGGTGGCAAATGAACTATTACTTGTATGTATAACTAAAACACAAGAATTATTTGCCCCATTcctgatctcttttttttttttttgcgtatttGTCACActcaaaggtttcaaattatcaaaccaattttaatatcattcagagccaacccaaaaaaatacaacatgcagttttcaaatgacaattcaatttattaaggcacaccaaagaaaatccaaatgtctcCGACCCTCTGtggaaaagtaattgccccctgaacctaataacttacgggttgtgccacccttggcagcaataagaGAAATCAAGCGTTTCCAATATTTGGTGATGAGTCTTACAGATTGCTTGGAAAGAATTTCGCAGAATTATTTCAACTCTGACATATGGGAGgattttctagcatgaactgcccatttAAGGTCACAACACGGTGTCTAATTGGATTTAAGTCCGGACTTTAACATGCCCACTccttgtcctgctgcatgatgaaagagcgcttgagtttgagggcacaaactgatggccgggtgttctccttcaggattttctgttacATGCCAGAAtttattgttccatcaatcacaacaAGTTGTCCCGGTCCAGAGGTTTAAAAGAAGCCCCAGACCATCCCACTGCCACCATCATGCTTCTCTGCtgccataatgttctttttatcaaatgcagtgtcatttttatgccagatgtaacAAGCCGTACACTTTCCAAATGATTCAATTTTTGACTTGTCAGTCCACAGaaagtttctccaaaagtcttgaggatcatcacgATGTTTTTTGGTAAATGTAAGACAAGCCTTTCTATTCTTTGCTGGTGACAGAGGTTTTCTCCCGGGAACTCTCCCatgaatgccatttttggccagtgtctttcttatggtagagtcatcaTCACCGACCTTAACTGAGGCTAGTGAGACCCTGCAGcgctttagatgttgttcaaggttcttttgtaacctcctggatgagttgtcGTCACattcttggagtaattttagagggtggtccactcctgggaaggtttcccactgttcccagttttgtCCATTTGTGAATAATGGCTCTAACAGTGCTTTGCTGGAGACCAAacccttggaaatggctttaaacccatttccagactgatggatttttttctccccccccccatttcttctaaaatttctttggatcgtggcatgacgtattggttcttgagattttGTAGCCTATTTTACATTCTCTAACAGATTCTATTTcaatgatttcttgattcaacaagtatggtagTAATCAGGTTTGTGTGTGGCATGTGAAATTGATTTCACCtttattaaaatttaaaattaaaatttatttaaCAAGGATGggggcatttattttttcatagt
The sequence above is drawn from the Syngnathoides biaculeatus isolate LvHL_M chromosome 11, ASM1980259v1, whole genome shotgun sequence genome and encodes:
- the eif1ad gene encoding probable RNA-binding protein EIF1AD encodes the protein MSQATKRKHVVKEILGDFVVPTEKQQIVKVTGSRGNNLHETVTAQGEMFLVSMPTKFRKNIWIKRGDYVIVDPIEEGEKVKAEICSILYKDHIVYLQKRDLWPESFVIDNKTNQQPDQENNTEEKGQEEDSAGEAEDNEDDLFVNTNRCTYQYSESEDEEDSDIQDTE
- the ctsf gene encoding cathepsin F, which produces MATGCQAFVCVALVAVFGAVLGLGEDTERPPIGGRIGSAVRLREGDPGLKKALQFAEERYNLGSNAMHLRKVSRLISATKQLVKGIRYTIMVEISNTQCKKSTMLRTCDFYPELQQLKTEVCVFEIWDIPWQATSNLLKQKCQPKAGPEETTTVEDAFPDQHTEESVELVGLFKDFMVKYNKVYSTQEETDRRLQIFHENFKTAAKIQSLDKGSAEYGVTKFSDLTEEEFRSTYLNPLLSQWTLQRPMKLAPSARSSAPTSWDWRDHGAVSPVKNQGMCGSCWAFSVTGNIEGQWFLKNGTLQSLSEQELVDCDGLDQACRGGLPSNAYEAIENLGGLELESDYSYTGHKQNCDFTTRKVAAYINSSVELSKDENEIAAWLAENGPISVALNAFAMQFYRKGVSHPFKIFCNPWMIDHAVLLVGYGDRKGIPFWAIKNSWGEDYGEQGYYYLYRGSNACGINRMASSAIVN